From the genome of Triticum aestivum cultivar Chinese Spring chromosome 3B, IWGSC CS RefSeq v2.1, whole genome shotgun sequence, one region includes:
- the LOC123065487 gene encoding D-inositol 3-phosphate glycosyltransferase 2-like — protein sequence MAPTSLQRPRKPRCPSHPMLSLSPALLSLLLVPFLYLLIHRSACSPPFSNLTTARRSSSSVSGFAGDLRDIEFSWNHLPFMSSKPPPAKLKIAVFSRKWPVATAPGGMERHAHTLHTALAARGHRVHVFTSPPPHTEAAPSPTADGPQLHFLDGTPGQWRCDEAWKLYEAEGDNDPFDVIHSESVAVFHRYARGVPNLVVSWHGISLEALHSGIYQDLARGEDEPMSPAFNQSLSQSVHRVLSEVRFFRSYAHQVAISDSTGEMLRDVYQIPGRRVHVILNGVDEAQFTPDTELGRAFREEIGLPKSADLVLGVSGRLVKDKGHPLLYEAFSKLALRHPNVYLLVAGKGPWESRYMDLGRNAKVLGAVPPGKLRAFYNALDVFVDPTLRPQGLDLTLMEAMQCGKPVVATRFPSIKGSIVVDEEFGHMFAPNVESLLESLEAVVQDGARRAAERGRACREYARSMFAATKMALAYERLFLCVKNETFCMYPSEFD from the coding sequence ATGGCTCCAACCTCCCTGCAGAGGCCGAGGAAGCCGAGGTGCCCCTCCCACCCCATGCTCTCTctctcccctgccctcctctccctcctcctcgtcccctTCCTCTACCTCCTCATCCACCGTTCCGCGTGCTCCCCGCCCTTCAGCAACCTCACGACCGCCAGGCGCTCATCCTCGAGCGTGAGCGGCTTCGCCGGAGACCTTCGTGACATCGAGTTCTCGTGGAACCACCTGCCGTTCATGTCGTCGAAGCCACCCCCCGCCAAGCTCAAGATCGCCGTGTTCTCGCGGAAGTGGCCCGTGGCCACGGCCCCTGGCGGCATGGAGCGGCACGCGCACACGCTGCACACGGCGCTCGCCGCGCGGGGCCACCGCGTCCACGTGTTCACCTCACCTCCGCCGCATACCGAGGCCGCGCCCTCGCCCACCGCCGATGGGCCTCAGCTGCATTTCCTTGACGGCACCCCCGGCCAGTGGCGGTGCGACGAGGCATGGAAGCTGTACGAGGCCGAGGGCGACAACGATCCGTTCGACGTCATCCACTCCGAGAGCGTGGCGGTGTTCCACCGGTACGCGCGCGGCGTGCCCAACCTGGTCGTGTCGTGGCACGGAATCTCCCTGGAGGCGCTGCACTCGGGCATCTACCAGGACCTCGCCCGCGGCGAGGACGAGCCCATGTCGCCGGCGTTCAACCAGAGCCTGTCGCAGTCGGTGCACCGGGTGCTGTCCGAGGTGCGCTTCTTCCGGAGCTACGCGCACCAGGTGGCCATCAGCGACTCCACCGGGGAGATGCTCCGCGACGTGTACCAGATCCCCGGCCGCCGCGTGCACGTAATCCTGAACGGCGTGGACGAGGCGCAGTTCACTCCGGACACGGAGCTCGGCCGCGCCTTCCGGGAAGAGATCGGGCTCCCCAAGAGCGCCGACCTCGTGCTCGGCGTGTCCGGGAGGCTCGTCAAGGACAAGGGCCACCCTCTGCTCTACGAGGCCTTCTCCAAGCTCGCCCTCCGCCACCCGAACGTGTACCTCCTGGTCGCCGGCAAGGGGCCGTGGGAGTCGAGGTACATGGACCTGGGACGCAACGCCAAGGTGCTTGGCGCGGTGCCGCCCGGGAAGCTCAGGGCGTTCTACAACGCGCTGGACGTGTTCGTGGACCCGACGCTGCGGCCGCAGGGCCTGGACCTGACGCTCATGGAGGCGATGCAATGCGGCAAGCCGGTGGTGGCCACGCGGTTCCCGAGCATCAAGGGAAGCATCGTGGTGGACGAGGAGTTCGGCCACATGTTCGCGCCCAACGTGGAGTCGCTGCTAGAGAGTCTGGAGGCGGTGGTGCAGGATGGCGCCCGGCGCGCCGCGGAGCGCGGCCGCGCGTGCAGGGAGTACGCCAGGTCCATGTTCGCGGCCACCAAGATGGCACTAGCGTACGAGAGGCTCTTCCTTTGTGTCAAAAACGAGACCTTCTGCATGTACCCCTCTGAATTTGATTAG